A stretch of DNA from Gymnodinialimonas sp. 57CJ19:
CTAAGCGCCGTGATCATCGCCTTGGTCGCCTTGGCAAACCAGCCGCGCGGATCGAGGGGGCGGCGCCCGTCGGTCATCTCGACCCCTTGGGCGTCGAAAATCACGATCAGGTCCAGATCCGAGGTGGCGGTCATTTCCCGCACCCCAAGCGATCCCATCGCCAACACCACACCGCCGCGCCCCGGTGCCTCTCCGTGGCGCCGCGCCACATCGGCGCAGACGCAGGGCCAGAGCGCCGCAACAACCGCTTGCGCCACATCGGAATATTGCCGTGCCGCGTCCTTGGCGTCGATCAGCCCGCGCAGCATGTGAACCCCGACACGGAAGTGCCATTCCTTCTGCCAGCGCCGCGCCGTGTCCAACTGTGCCTCGTAATCCAAGGGGGCCAGAGTTTCGGACAGGCCATCCTCCAGCCCCTGCGCCCCGGGCCAGGGGGCAAAGAACTGCCCATCCAGAACCGCATCCAGCACCTGGCTGTGACGCGACAGATAGGCCGCCAGACCGGGGGCCGTGGCGCAGATATCGACCAGTAGATCCACGAGGCTGGGGTTGGCATCGAAGAGCGAGAAAATCTGCACCCCCGCAGGCAGGCCGCGTAGGAAACCGTCAAAGTTTGACAATGCCTCGTCGGGACGGGCGGATTGGGTGAAACGGTTCAAAAGGTCAGGCTTGAGGCGTTCGAAAATGGCCTGCCCGCGTTCTGACTTCAGGGCCGGATAGCCGGGCCAGCGGGCCACGATATCCTGGGCCGCCTCCGACAGAACCGGCGCGACACTTGTGCTGGATTTGGAGGCGTAGAGGTCTTGGGTCAGGGTGGCGACCGCATCCAACCGCTCCTCCAACACCGCGCGATACCGCGCCGTGTTGTCCTCGCCGCTTAACCTTGCGAGGCGGTCGAAACCTTCCGGCGTTTTCGGCAGGGAATGGGTTTGTGCGTCGTCGATCATCTGCAAGCGGTGTTCGGCCTCGCGCAGGGCGGCGTAGTGGTCGGCCAAAGTGCTGGCATCTTCGCGCGTGATCCAATCGGCCCTCGCAAGGGCGGCCAAGGCCTTCACCGTGCGGGGCTGGCGCAGGCTTGGGTCCCGGCCCCCGGCCACAAGCTGGCGGGTCTGGGCGAAGAACTCGATCTCGCGAATACCGCCGTGGCCGAGCTTCAGGTTGCGCCCTTCCAGCTCTTTCCCATGCAGTCCCTTATGGTCTCGGATACGCTGGCGCATATCCATGGTCTCCGCCACGGCGGCGAAGTCCAGATGCTTGCGCCAGACGAAAGGCGTTAACGCCGTTAAGAAATTCGCCCCCGCCGCGCTATCCCCCGCCGCCGGACGCGCCTTGATATAGGCGGAGCGTTCCCATGTCCGGCCTTCCCCCTCATAATACCGTTCTGCCGCCGCCATGGAGATGCACACCGGCGTGACCGAAGCATCAGGGCGCAGACGCAAATCAGTGCGGAAAACATAACCGTCCTTGGTGGGGTCGTTCAGCGTGGCCGCCATGGCGCGGGTGGCTTTGATAAAACCTGCACGCGCCTCCATTTCCTCGGCGGGGCCATCGAAACGGCTCTCATCAAACAGGCAAATCAGGTCGATGTCGGAGGAGTAATTCAACTCTCCCGCGCCCATCTTGCCCATCGCCAAAGCCACCATTCCGGCCCCATCTTTAAGGGCGTCGGCCTCGGTCTGGCCCGGGATCTTGCCGCGCCGTGCTTGCGCCGCCACATGCACCGCCAAAGCCGCCGCCACGCAGGCATCGGCGAAATCTGTCCAGGCCTGCGTGACCGTCGCCAGCCCCCACACGCCACCCAAATCCGCCAGCCCCACCACCAATGCCGCGCGCCGCTTTAACTGCCGCAGGCCCGCGTCGATCGTGGCCGTGGTTAACGTGCCCGTCTCCTCGATCAGGCCGGCGACAACCTCTTCCGGTTCTTCGGACAGGGCGTGGGACAGCCAATGGCCTTCCTTGCGGATCAACTCCGCCAGAAACGGAGAAGACCCTGCGGCGCCAGAAATCAGCTCGGACAATTCCGGCGGCAGATCGTGCATCTGGGTTAACGCCTCGGCCCCGCGATCGGGCGCATAGGCAAGGGGCGTGCGGGTCAGGCGGGCGGCAAAGGGCATGAGCGGTCTTCCGGTTCGGTCCGAATGGAACTAGCTAGGTCAGGCATGGAATGGCAGGGGATTGGGACAGTGTCAAAGTCGTTAAAGCGCGTGCGCCGCGCGTTGGAAGAAGCGGGCGTCACGGTGGAAGTGCTAGAGATGTCGGACGGCACGCGCACCGCCGCCGACGCGGCACAGGCGGCGGGCTGCGAATTGGACCAGATCGCCAAGTCGATCATTTTCCGCGATGAAACCAACGGCGAGGCTGTCTTGTTCGTGACCGCGGGGGGCAACCTTGTGGACGCGGCTAAGGCCAGCGCAGTGGCTGGCGTGCCTTTGGGCAAGGCCGACGCGGGGTTGATCCGCACACAGACCGGTTTTGCCATTGGCGGCGTATCGCCCGTGGGGCATCTGTCGCCGATCCGCGCGTGGTACGACCCGCGCCTACAGGACTTCAACGTGGTCTATGCGGCCGCGGGCACGCCGCGCCATATCTTCGCGATTGCGCCGCAGACGTTGGTTGATCTGGCGGGCGCTGAGGCGGCGGATTTCACGGGTTAACGCCGTCAGGGAAGGTTAACGGCGCTCAGGTTTGACCGCCTTCAGGATAGACCACCTTCAGAATAGACCGAGCGGCCCGGATACCGGGCGCCTCCTGTCCCCGCCCCAGCCGTTCCATCGTCAACGCCATGGCGGCCTCTTGCCCGCTGTCGCCTTGCAAGATCGCCTGTAGCCCCGCGCGAATGGCGTCGGGTTTGCAGTCCTCGGCGAGGAATTCAGGCACGACGCGGGTTTCCGACACCAGATTAACCAAGGTTACGGTATCTATCTGGATCGCGCGCTTCATGATTGCGCGCGTCAGCCAGTTCATGTCGTAGGCGATCACCATGGGCGTGCCATTGGCGGCGAGTTCCAACGACACGGTGCCGGACGCCGCAAGCGCCCCATCGGCGCAGGCAAAGGCGGCGCGTTTTTGCACGGCGTCCGAGGCATCCACCAAGATCGGCGGCTGTGTCCAATCCCCTGTCATCTGCTCGACCGTGGCGCGGGTATGGGGCAACGTGGGCAATACCAACGAGGCGTTAACGCCGTTAAGGGCTTGGCCGAACACCGGCACCAGCCGCGACACTTCCGACCCACGAGACCCGGGCAGGACCAGCACCACAGGACCCTCCGAAAGCCCATGGGCGCTGCGAAACGCAGACACTTCCGCCGCTGTCGCCAATGGCTCGGAAACGACCGGATGGCCGACGAAATCGCAGCTCATGCCCGCCGCTTCCATATAAGGTGGCTCGAACGGCAATAGCGCCAGAACATGGTCGATCACTCGGGCCATCTTGGTCGCCCGCTTGGGACGCCACGCCCATACCGAAGGGGCAACGTAGTGGATCGTCTTGAGCGAGGGATTGGCGGCACGGGCCAGTTTGGCCACGCGCAGGCCGAAGTCCGGGCTGTCGATGGTGACCAATGCCTCCGCTTCAGAGGCGGCCACCGCGCGGGCCGTCTCGGCGATGCGGCGCTTGAGGTGGCGGTACTTCGGCAAAATCTCGGCGATGCCCATCACGGCGAGTTCTTCATAGGGGAACAGCGACGCCATGCCTTGGGCTGCCATCATCGGGCCGCCGACGCCCATAGCCGCCACCGCCACGTCGATATCAGCGAAGCCCTGCAACATTGCGCCGCCAAGGCGGTCGCCCGAGGGCTCTCCGGCGACAAGGAACAGTTTCAAGGGCCTGCCCGAAGGCTAACACCGGTCTCGGCGCAGGCCTTGAGGATCGCGTCACGGTCCAAAAGCAGCACGTTTTCGGCGGCAATCTCGACCCCGGCAAGACCCGCGGCGGCGGCGTTGTGGATCGTGTTGGAGCCAATGGCGGGCATATCGACCCGCAAGTCCTGGCCCAGTTTGGGGCGTTTTACCAACACCCCGCGCGATCCCGGCATGGTGCGGCCGACGAAGTCCAACATCACATCGGTGCCTTGCAGGGTTTCCACCCCAATCACCTGCCCCCGCGCCACGACAACGCCCTGACCCACATCGTGCGGCCCCAACGCGTCGAGCACGGCACGGCCCCGCGCGGCATCCCTGTCAGACATCTCTTCACCTGCCAAAAGCCCCACCGGGGCGACCAGATCGGGCCGGATATCCTTTGCCCCGACAACCTTGAAACCCGCGCCCTCGATCACGTCGATTACGGCGCGCAGAAGGGCGTCGTCGCCCTGCCCCATGGCCTTCATGATCAGCGGCATCTTTGATGCGGTCAGCGGGTCAAAGGCGACGGGGTCCAGCGGCGGACGCGACATGGCGCCTGCAAGACAGACCTCCGTGACATCGCGTTTTCGCAATTCATCGAACAAAAGCCCCATCTGCTCGAACCGCGCATCCACAGTGGGCACGACCGAGACCGGCATCCCCTTGAAACCCACCACCTCGGCTGAGCCCGCTTCGAGCAGTAGCCTCGGCAAGGCCCCTTTTCCCGCTAAAATCGCACGCATCAGTTTATTCCGGCGTCAGGAATGAGCGGTCGCTGTCGCCCATTACAAAATCAACGATCTCGCGGACGTAGGTGCTGTCGATTTCCTCGCTCTCGCCAAGGCGGCGGGCGCGTTCCTGAAAACTGGTCCCCTCGCCCTGCTTCAACGCCTGCAACGCGGCCCGCAAGGCGGTGATATCCGCCTTCGCGACGCCCGACCGCTTCAACCCCACAAGGTTCAAACCGTCCAATTTTCCACGCGGCCCCTGCACAAGACCGTAGGGAATGACATCATTGGTGACCATGGTGACCGCGCCAATGATCGCGCCGTGGCCAATCCGCACGAACTGATGCACACCGGACAATCCGCCGATAATCACGTCATTTCCGACCACACAATGCCCCGCCAGTGCGGCAGAGTTCACCATGATGACCCGGTCCCCCACGATGCAATCATGGGCCACATGGGCATTGGCGAGGAACAGGCCGTCGTCGCCCACACGGGTTACGCCGCCGCCGCCTTCGGTGCCGGTGTTCATCGTCACGCCTTCGCGGATGCGGTTGCGTTTGCCGACGATCAGGCGCGTGCGTTCGCCGCCGAATTTCTTGTCCTGGGGGATCTCGCCAATGTTGCAGAACGGAAAGATCTCGCAGTCATCGCCGATTTCCGTCCAGCCCGTGACGATCGCGTGAGATTTCATCACCACACCCGCCCCAAGGGTCACCTCGGGGCCGACCACGCAAAACGGGCCGATCTGACAGCCCGCCCCGATGGTCGCGCCGTCCTCGATCACCGCGCTGGGGTGGATGTTGGCGCTGGCGTCGATGGCCATTTAGCTCGCCTCCGAGGGGATATCCATCATCGCGGTGAAGGCGCATTCGCAGGCCAGTTCGCCCTCAACCGTGGCGCGGCCCGCGAATTTCCATACCTTCGCGCCGGCTTTGCCCCGGGTGGCTTCAACGTGCAGCTCCAGCACGTCGCCGGGCACCACCTTGCGGCGGAATTTGCACGCGTCGATGCCCATGAAGTAGACGAGGAAGTTCTTGTCCGCCAAATCGGCCGACACGCCCACCATCACGGCAGCGGTTTGGGCCATCGCCTCGATGATGGTGACGCCGGGCATGATCGGCACGCCGGGGAAGTGGCCTTGGAAATGCGGCTCGTTCACCGTGACGTTCTTGAGGCCCACAGCGGATTGAAACGGCACGATATCCCGCACCCGGTCCACCAGAAGAAACGGATAGCGGTGGGGCAAGATCCGTTGGATCAGGTCGATGTCGGCGGTGGTTTGAACGTCGGCCGTCATGGCGGGTCTCCCGAAAGTTTTGTTGAATGACGCCTAGCAACTCCGCTCGGCTACGGCAAGAAGCGGCTATTGCTCGTCTGGGGTAACGCCGGGCAGGGAAATCAGCGGGTCTTCCCCCCCATCCCCCAAGGCCTCATCAATGGCGACGATGGCGGCGTCGGTGACGTCGACCGACCCCGCCGAGAGCAGAACCGTGCGACTATCCAGCAAGACCGCGGCCCCGCGGGCCTGAACAATCTCCAGAAGCACGGGGAAGGTTTCCTCGAAGAAGCGCTGTTGGGCGGCCTCGGACTGGGTCTGGATATCTCGGCTCTTAGCATCTTGCGCGGCCCGGATCGCCACGACGCGGCTATCGAATTCATCGGCCAGAACGCGGAAATCTTCGGGCGACATCAAGGGGCGTCGCTCGGTCAGGTCCAGTTCTTCCTCGGTAAGCTGGCTTTCGATTTGCCGGTTTTCGGCAGCCAGCGCCCGCGACGCGGCATCCAGTTCTTGCTGAATGCGCTGCCCAAATTCGGTCTGGGTCAGGAGCCGGTCCTGATTGAGCACAAGGATCGACGCGGCCGGCGGCGCAAGGGTCTGCGCCGACCCCACCGGGGCCGAGACGGCAAGCGCCGCCAACCCAAGGGCGGCGGCGCGAAGCATTGGGCATAACCTAGGCATGGCGGTTAGAAACGCGCCTCGACCGTGAAGTCAAAGGCCCGGGTGCGATCGTAATCCTCGTACTGCAAGGGGTGCGAGAAGTTGAACCGTAGCGGGCCAAGGGCCGTGTCCCAGAAGACCGACACACCAACCACCGAGCGCAGCGCGAAGCTGTCGTCTACCGTGCCGCCGGTGCCCGCCGTATCATCCAATCCCCAGACGGAGCCGACGTCAAAGAACGCGCCGCCGGATATCCCGTATTCCTCTGGCAGACCGAGGGGGAACGCCGCCTCAAACCGAGCCACGGCGAAGTAGTTACCGCCAAGGGCGTTCTGGTTGTTCGCGTTAATGTCCCGTGGCCCGATGCCGCCGCTTTCAAAGCCGCGAATTTGACGGGAGTTCAGGCTGAACCGGTTGGCCAGACGTGTGCCGCCGTCCAAGGCATTGATCGCGCCGCCTTCAAACGTGGCGCGCAGGGTAACTTCTTCCCGAGCGACCCGCGTTTCCGCCTGAGCGCGCACTTGCGTGCGCAGGAACTCGGTATCGCCGCCCAAGCCAGCGTATTCGCCGGTGAAGGCCAAGGAGACGCCCGCGTTGGGATTCAGGCCCGTGTCGCGGTTGTCGAAGCTATAGGTGAAGCCTACGCGAGAGGTGTCTGCTTCGTCGGCCTCCCGAACCAAAATGGCGGAGTCAGCGGCAGGGTCATACCCCGAAGTCTCATCGTGGTCGTAGTTGTAGAACAGGGCCAAACGGCTGTTTTCGCTCAATGGGAAGGCCAAGCTCGTGCCGACGCCGTAGCGGGTATATTCCGCGCTGGAATCGTCGTCTTCCGTGATCCCGTAATAGGCCGAGAACCCAAGGGCGAGGTCACGGCGCATGAACGCGGGTTCCGTGAAGGAGAAGTTGAACGACTGCGACCCGTCGGTGGTGTTGAAGCCCAAGGCGACGGCTTGACCCCGGCCAAGGAAGTTCGTTTCCGAGAAGTTGACCGCAAGGCCAGCGCCCGAATCTGTCGAATAGCTGGCCGAGAACCCGAGCGAGCCGGTTGGCTGCTCTTCCACGTCCACGTCCACGATCACTTGCTCGGGCGAGGTGCCTTGGCGACCGGCCACTTGCACGTCAGCGAAGAAGCCGGTGGCGCGGATGCGCTCGGCCGCGGCGCGGACTTGGCGGGCGTCCATCGGGTCGCCTTCCACCACGTCGAACTGACGGCGGATCACCCGGTCCAGAGTGGTCTGGTTGCCCTCAATGTCGATGCGCTCCACGAACACACGCTCGCCGCGGGAAATCACGAATTCCACGTTCACGATCAGGTTTGCATCGTCGCGCACAAGGCGCGGCTCTACGCGGACAAACCGCAGGCCCTGATCCGAGGCAAGGTTCTCCATCCGTGTAATCACGTTGTCGATCACGCGCGGGCTGTACCGCACCCCTTGGCGCACGTTGATGACGTTCTGGAAAACCGCAGCATCGGCACCGGGCATCTGCGACACGACCGAGACGTTGCCAATGCGATAGCTTTGGCCTTCGCGGATGTTGAAGGTCACGAAATACGCACCCCGGTCCCGGCTAAGTTCTGGCGTTACCGATTGAATGGCAAAGTCGATGTAGCCGCGATCCTGATAGAAGTCGGTCAGCAGCTGACGGTCCAGGGCAATGCGATCTTGGATGAACGTGTCCGAGCGGATCAACGCGTGGAACAGGCCCGCTTGGGTCGATTCCAGAATTTGGCGCAGGCGACGGTCCGAGTAGTCACGGTTGCCGACAAAGGCGATGCGCTGCGTTTCCACAACGGACCCTTCGGAGACTTCAAACACCAGATCAACGCGGTTCTCATCGCGGCGGATGATCTGCGGCGTTGCGGTGGCCGTCAGGCGGCCGGTCACGCGGTAGGCTTCGGCAATCGCGGCGGCGTCACGCTCGGCGGTGATCGGAGAGAACACGCGGCGCGGGGTGGATTCGAGGATGGCCAAAAGCTCATCATCATCCAGGCGGCGATTCCCTTCCACCGCGATGCGGTTGATCGTCGGGTATTCCACGACCGAGATCACCAGCGTGTTGCCACGGGGCGAAACCTCGACCTCTTCGAACAGGCCCGAGTTCTGCAAGCGTTGCAAGGCGTCGTTCACCTGCCCTGCGGAAACGGTCGAGCCGGGCGCGATGCCCGCAACCTGAAGCACGGACGCGTCGTTGGTGCGGATGTTACCCTGCACGTCGAAGCTGTTGAATCGGAACGATTGCGCGTCAGCCGGAGCGGCGACAGCGACAAGCGAAAGCACGACGAATACGGGGGCAAGCAGCCGCCCCACGTGTGACGTGAAGTGCGCAAAAGCACGAAGGACCATGGTATCCCACCCTTTGGTCAAAATAGCAGACAGGACGTGGGTATCGTGCGCCCGTCAGGTAGTCAAACCCCTGTGGGGGCATGGGTTGTGCCTTTTCAAAGGTTTGTAACAATCTGTGGCCTTCTCGACACGGGCCACACCATACAAAAAAGGCGGTCGGCAATTATATGCCGCCGCCTTAACGCCGTTAACTATTCGGTCTTGACCGCTTCAGAACGGGCCAGAGATCCGCAGGAGCCAGCCTGCAAGGGTCAGCGCGGCCACGATCAGAAGCGGCGCAAGGAAACGGTCCGTGTTCAGCGACAAAAGCTGAGTCATTCCGCGGGTGCTGTTGGTGAGGTAACGCATGATAACCGGCTCCGTCTGATTTCGTTACCGTCAATATCCGGTCCAAATGTGGCCATACCTTGTTCCCCCCGGGGAGTTTTAAAGGTTCCTTTACCCACTCCTCCCTGCCCCGCCGGTGGCGATGCAGGAAATAAACACTGGGCAATCAGCGCCTTAGGGGCAGAAGATGTCGTTGGTCAGCGCAAACGCCATCAGCGACAGCAACAGCACAAGACCCACCATCATGAACACCTTCAGCACCTTGTCCGAAGGGGGCTTGCCCGCCACCGCCTCATAGGCGTGGAAAACAAGGTGGCCGCCATCCAGCACCGGGATCGGGAACAGGTTAAGCAGGCCCACGGCGGTGGACAGCACGGCAATGAACCAGATGAAGTTGTCCAAGCCTTGGGACGCCGCCGCCCCGGAGGTTTCCGCAATCCCCAGGGGGCCTTGCAGGTTACAGGTCGAAATCGCGCCGGTGATGATGTGCTTGAGGCCCGACAAAGACGAATTAACCACGAACCACGTCTGACGCGCCCCCGATGTAAGTGCATCCCAGGGGCCGACGGACACTGTTTCAGGCTCAAAAATCAGGCCCCCGGTAATGCCGATCAGCCAGCGGGTCTCGAACGTGCCCTCTGCGGTGGGCAGATCGGTGGAGCGCGGCGCAAGGGTCAGCTCCAGCATGTCGCCGTCGCGCCAAACGCTCAGGTCCAGTTCCGTCCCTTCCGAGGCATCCACCGCGTCGCGCAGTTGAGAGAAACCATAAATCGGCGCGCCGTCCACCGACATGATCACATCGCCCTCGGCAATGCCCGCCGCGATAGCCGCCGATTGCGGCGCCACTGATCCGACGATGGGCAGAAGCGGGAACGCGGCTTCGACCTGCATCGGGGCGTCATCGCGCACGATATCGTAAGTCACCGTCTGCTGTGGATCGAGAGAGCGGCTCAGCTCGTAGACATCGGTCAAAGAGCCAACAGGCTCCCCTTCAATCGCGGTAATCAGATCGCCCTGCTCCAGCACCGAAATCTGTTCGGGCACGGGGATGAGGCCTCCGACAATCGCCTCATCGGCGGCGCGGCCATTGACCAACAGCACGCCAGCAAAGATCAGGATCGACAGGATAAAGTTGAAGATCGGCCCCGCCGCCACGGTGGCAGCCCGGGCCCAAAGGGGCGCGCCGGGCATGGTGCGACGACGCTCCGCCGCGTCCATCTCGCCCAATGCTTCACCATCAGCCCCGGCTGACGCCGCATTGGCATCGCCCAGAAATTTCACGTAACCGCCAAAGGGCAGCGCCGCCAACTGCCAGCGCGTGCCGTGCTGGTCCACGCCCGACCACAACACAGGTCCGAACCCGATCGAGAACACCTCGGCATGGATGCCCGACCAGCGGCCCACGATGTAGTGACCATATTCGTGGATCGCCACGATGATCGACAGGGCCGCAACAAAGGCCAGAAGGGTGAAACCGAAGTTGCCGAAAGCGGGGAGGAATTCCATTAAGCGTTCTCTTTTTGCTCGAACCGGGACGTGATTATGCGTTTAGCCATGTCTCTGGCTATTTGGTCAGTCTTGAGGACGTCCTCAAGGCTTTGTGGGGCAATTGAAAGGCTGCCCTGTGACGACATCGCGTCAAGGGTGTCGGCCACGATGCCTGCCATATCCATGAAACCGATCTGGCCTGCAAGGAATCCATCCAGGGCGATTTCCTTGGCGGCGTTGAAGATACACCCGCTGGTGCCGCCGGTCTCCATCACCTGCGCGGCAATGGCCAGCGCGGGGTAGCGGGTGGGCGACGGGGCGTGGAATTCAAGCGTCGCGATCTGGGCAAGGTCGAGGCGGGCGACGGGCAAATGGGCGCGATCGGGGTAGTTGAGCGCGTAGCCAATGGCGTGGCGCATGTCGGGCGGGCCAAGGTGCGCCATTAACGCGCCGTCGTTGAAACCTACAAGGGCGTGGATCAGCGATTGCGGGTGAACAACGGTCTCGATCTGTGAAGGCCGGACGCCGAAAAACTCTTTCGTTTCAATCAGCTCCATCGCCTTGTTGAACATAGAGGCGCTGTCGATCGTGATCCGCTGCCCCATGTCCCAATTGGGATGGGCGCCCGCATCCGCGGGGCTGGCATTGGCCAGCGCGGCCTCGGGCCAATCGCGCAAACCGCCGCCCGAGGCGGTGATGATGATCCGCTCGACCGCGGCCATGTCCTCGCCCACCAGCGCCTGGAAAACGGCGGAATGCTCGGAATCGACAGGCAGGATCGTGGCCCCGTGCTTGGCAGCTTCCGCCAGCAGAAGCGGCCCTGCGGTGACAAGGCTTTCCTTGTTGGCCAGCGCAAGCGTGGTGCCATGGCGCAGGGCACGGAACCCCGGCGCAAGACCGGCTGCGCCCACGATGGCGGACATGATCCAATCGGCGGGGCGGTCGGCGGCCTCCAGCAGGGCTTTGGGGCCTGCGGCGGCCTCGATGCCCGAGCCCTCCAGCGCGGCGCGCAGATCGGGCAGCAGATCCTCCTCGGCTGTTACGGCGATGCTCGCCGAAACCCTCCTCGCATCTGCGGCGAGTTGCGCGATGTTGCGCGCGCCGGTCAGGGCCACGACATCATAGGCGCCCGGATCGCGGGCGATCAGATCAAGGGTGTTCTGGCCGATGGAGCCTGTCGCCCCGAAAATGCTGACCCGCTTCATGGAGCGACGGGCGCCCCAATCGCAAAGCCAAGTAGCACAAAGACCAGCCCGGCTACGGTGAAGGCCCCCAACATGCCGTCAAAGCGATCCAATGCGCCGCCATGGCCGGGCAGCAAGTTAGAGCTGTCCTTGACCCCTGCCCGGCGCTTCAGGGCCGATTCCGCGATATCGGCCATCTGGGCGGCGAAGGCCACGACGACGGCGAAAGCCACCGCAATCGCGATCGTGGACAGCTTTTCCTCGCCCTGCCAGCTTACCACCAGCGCAATCAGCCCCGCCATGATCCAGCCAGACACCGTGCCCGACCAGGTTTTATTGGGGCTGAGAGAGGGCCAGAACTTCGGCCCGCCAATCAGCTTGCCAAAGAAATAGCCCGATACATCGGTGGTGATGACCACGGCCACCACCAGCCACATGGCGTAGGGGATGGACTGGTGCAGGTAGAAAAACAGGAACGTCGCCAAGGGGATCATCGCCCCGA
This window harbors:
- a CDS encoding glutamine-synthetase adenylyltransferase translates to MPFAARLTRTPLAYAPDRGAEALTQMHDLPPELSELISGAAGSSPFLAELIRKEGHWLSHALSEEPEEVVAGLIEETGTLTTATIDAGLRQLKRRAALVVGLADLGGVWGLATVTQAWTDFADACVAAALAVHVAAQARRGKIPGQTEADALKDGAGMVALAMGKMGAGELNYSSDIDLICLFDESRFDGPAEEMEARAGFIKATRAMAATLNDPTKDGYVFRTDLRLRPDASVTPVCISMAAAERYYEGEGRTWERSAYIKARPAAGDSAAGANFLTALTPFVWRKHLDFAAVAETMDMRQRIRDHKGLHGKELEGRNLKLGHGGIREIEFFAQTRQLVAGGRDPSLRQPRTVKALAALARADWITREDASTLADHYAALREAEHRLQMIDDAQTHSLPKTPEGFDRLARLSGEDNTARYRAVLEERLDAVATLTQDLYASKSSTSVAPVLSEAAQDIVARWPGYPALKSERGQAIFERLKPDLLNRFTQSARPDEALSNFDGFLRGLPAGVQIFSLFDANPSLVDLLVDICATAPGLAAYLSRHSQVLDAVLDGQFFAPWPGAQGLEDGLSETLAPLDYEAQLDTARRWQKEWHFRVGVHMLRGLIDAKDAARQYSDVAQAVVAALWPCVCADVARRHGEAPGRGGVVLAMGSLGVREMTATSDLDLIVIFDAQGVEMTDGRRPLDPRGWFAKATKAMITALSARTAEGKLYDVDMRLRPSGGQGPVATALSSFERYQREEAWVWEHMALTRARVVAGDTTLARDVDAIRHAMIEGRKGDASVLPEAAVMRTRLQEAGRAGSTWSVRDGAGGMQDIALVAQALALSAGRAVEGTLAQIDTATRAGLIGAEDAAQLAKAYDLFQTVSQGGRLLTDASLEIDNTGEGGRAFLLRMAGVTATELLVTQLDQSRHAAAAIINKILTPTE
- a CDS encoding YbaK/EbsC family protein gives rise to the protein MSKSLKRVRRALEEAGVTVEVLEMSDGTRTAADAAQAAGCELDQIAKSIIFRDETNGEAVLFVTAGGNLVDAAKASAVAGVPLGKADAGLIRTQTGFAIGGVSPVGHLSPIRAWYDPRLQDFNVVYAAAGTPRHIFAIAPQTLVDLAGAEAADFTG
- the lpxB gene encoding lipid-A-disaccharide synthase; the encoded protein is MKLFLVAGEPSGDRLGGAMLQGFADIDVAVAAMGVGGPMMAAQGMASLFPYEELAVMGIAEILPKYRHLKRRIAETARAVAASEAEALVTIDSPDFGLRVAKLARAANPSLKTIHYVAPSVWAWRPKRATKMARVIDHVLALLPFEPPYMEAAGMSCDFVGHPVVSEPLATAAEVSAFRSAHGLSEGPVVLVLPGSRGSEVSRLVPVFGQALNGVNASLVLPTLPHTRATVEQMTGDWTQPPILVDASDAVQKRAAFACADGALAASGTVSLELAANGTPMVIAYDMNWLTRAIMKRAIQIDTVTLVNLVSETRVVPEFLAEDCKPDAIRAGLQAILQGDSGQEAAMALTMERLGRGQEAPGIRAARSILKVVYPEGGQT
- the lpxI gene encoding UDP-2,3-diacylglucosamine diphosphatase LpxI (LpxI, functionally equivalent to LpxH, replaces it in LPS biosynthesis in a minority of bacteria.), with protein sequence MRAILAGKGALPRLLLEAGSAEVVGFKGMPVSVVPTVDARFEQMGLLFDELRKRDVTEVCLAGAMSRPPLDPVAFDPLTASKMPLIMKAMGQGDDALLRAVIDVIEGAGFKVVGAKDIRPDLVAPVGLLAGEEMSDRDAARGRAVLDALGPHDVGQGVVVARGQVIGVETLQGTDVMLDFVGRTMPGSRGVLVKRPKLGQDLRVDMPAIGSNTIHNAAAAGLAGVEIAAENVLLLDRDAILKACAETGVSLRAGP
- the lpxA gene encoding acyl-ACP--UDP-N-acetylglucosamine O-acyltransferase: MAIDASANIHPSAVIEDGATIGAGCQIGPFCVVGPEVTLGAGVVMKSHAIVTGWTEIGDDCEIFPFCNIGEIPQDKKFGGERTRLIVGKRNRIREGVTMNTGTEGGGGVTRVGDDGLFLANAHVAHDCIVGDRVIMVNSAALAGHCVVGNDVIIGGLSGVHQFVRIGHGAIIGAVTMVTNDVIPYGLVQGPRGKLDGLNLVGLKRSGVAKADITALRAALQALKQGEGTSFQERARRLGESEEIDSTYVREIVDFVMGDSDRSFLTPE
- the fabZ gene encoding 3-hydroxyacyl-ACP dehydratase FabZ; the protein is MTADVQTTADIDLIQRILPHRYPFLLVDRVRDIVPFQSAVGLKNVTVNEPHFQGHFPGVPIMPGVTIIEAMAQTAAVMVGVSADLADKNFLVYFMGIDACKFRRKVVPGDVLELHVEATRGKAGAKVWKFAGRATVEGELACECAFTAMMDIPSEAS
- a CDS encoding OmpH family outer membrane protein, coding for MLRAAALGLAALAVSAPVGSAQTLAPPAASILVLNQDRLLTQTEFGQRIQQELDAASRALAAENRQIESQLTEEELDLTERRPLMSPEDFRVLADEFDSRVVAIRAAQDAKSRDIQTQSEAAQQRFFEETFPVLLEIVQARGAAVLLDSRTVLLSAGSVDVTDAAIVAIDEALGDGGEDPLISLPGVTPDEQ